The Streptomyces racemochromogenes DNA segment TGGAGGGTGTGCAGCGTGCCGGGGGTCAGGCCCCAGGAGGGCGCGGCGTCCCAGTGCGCGCGCCAGCGGGCGCGGTCGGCGGGGGTGGTGGTGAGGTACGCCTCGGCGGGCGTGCCGGGGTTCACGGCGAGGTGGGCGGGGTCCCGGTCGTCCCAGGCGTTCGCGAACCAGGCGAGGCTCTGGCGCAGGAACACGGTGTCGGGGCGGGGGGCCGGAAGCACGCCCCGGGTGAAGACGGCGAGGCCGGCGGGGCCGGGGTGGAAGCGGGCCGCGCGGGGGTCGGCGTCGACGTCGGCGCGGGCCTGGGGCAGGAACAGCTCGGCACGCGCCAGGGCGTCGAGGTAGCCCGGCCAGTCCCCGCGCCGCTTCGCCTCGTACAGCTCCCTCTCGATCGCACTCGGCGCCGTCCAGCCATCCATACGGGGGACCCTATACGGGCCCCGGGAGCGCGCACTCGGCCCACACGGTCTTGCCGACCACGCGCTGTGACGTCCCCCACCGCAGGGCGAGGGCCTGCACGATCGCGAGGCCGCGCCCGTACTGGTCCTCGTCTGCCACCGTTCGCGGCTCGGGCCACCGCTCGCCCTTCGGATCGGTGACCGCGATGCGGAGCACTGCTCCGTCGAGCTGCACCTCGACCCGGATGTACCGGTCCCGGACCGCCCCGTGCAGCAGCGCGTTCGTGACGAGCTCGCTGGTCAGCAGCGCCACGTCCGAGGCCACCCGGGGCTCCCCCCACGCCACGGCCAGCCACGCGGCCCACCGCCGGGCGGCGGGCACGGAGTCCTGGCGGGGCGGGTAGTTGCGGACGCCGTAGCGGGTGAGGGTGGACATCGCGCCTCCTGGTCGGGCGGTGGCCTGCCGGCGCCCGCAGTGCGGGCATACCGGTGCGCTTCCGCCAACTCTGCCTGTGCGGTGAGCAGTTCGTCACCGACCGTAGGGGTGTCGTGACTCCGGAGGCAAGTGGCTCGGGGGAAATGTTCCCCGTGTGGGTGAGAGGTGTCGACTTGCCCACCGCGAGGGCGCGAAACTGTCGCGGTGAACGGTGGAAGGCGAGCAGACCAGGGCAACCGCGTGTCGACCGTGCTGGGCCGTCGGCTGGGCGGCGAGCTGTACAAGTTCCGCACGGCGGCCGGCAAGACCCAGCAGCAGGCGGCGCAGGCGATCAGCGCCACGACGACCAAAGTCACCAAGATGGAGAGCGGTTGGGTCCCGATGCGGGATCCCGACCTCCGGGTGCTGTGCGAGTTCTACGGTGTGACCGACGCGGACGTCGTGAACGGCCTGCTCGACCTGGCGCGGCTGGACCGAGAGCGCCGCAAGGCCAAGGGATGGTGGCAACACGTCCCGACGGTGAGGAACTTCTCCGAATACGTCGCGATGGAGGACGTCGCCACGCACATCCGGACCTGGCAACTGGCCCTGATCCCCGGGCTGCTGCAAACCCCCGACTACGTACGTTCCCTGGGCGTCAGCTCCGACTCGTGGACGCACCCGGACCAGATCGAGGAGATGGTCACCACCCGGATCAAGCGGCAGGGCCGGCTTTGGGGCGACCGGCCACTGGAGTTCCACGCCGTCATCTGGGAGGCGGCGCTGCGCCAGGAGATCGGTGGCCGCGACGTCATGAGCGGACAGCTCAACCACCTCGTCGACGTGGCCGGCCGCCCCAACGTCCACGTGCAGGTGCTGCCCTTCCGGGCGGATGCGATCCGCAGTGTGCCGAGTGCGTTCAACCTCCTGTCCTTCGGAGAACCCGGGGCGGTCGACGTGGGCTACTCGGAGAGCCTCGGCGCTACTGTGTGGACGGAGGGCGCGGAAGCAACCGAGGTGTACGCCCGGGCGTTCGACCGCGTGGCGCGCATGAGCCTTGCCCCGCGGGACTCAGTCCACCTGATCGAGGCCATCAGTAAGGGAATGCAGGGATGAGCGAGTACCGGTTCGTGAAGTCCAGCTACAGCAACAGCACGAACGACACCGACTGCGTCGAGGTCGCCACGAACGTGCCCGGCACGGTCGCGGTCCGCGACAGCAAGCACACGGACGGCCCCCTCATCCGCGTCACCCCCACCGCCTGGGCGGCCTTCGCGGGGTCGCGTTGAACAGCGGCATAACCGTCTACTGGCGGCCCGGCTGCGTCTTCTGCATGAAGCTCTGGACCCAGCTCCGCCTGACCGGCACCCCGTACCGGCCCGTGAACATCTGGCGGGACGCGGACGCGGCGGCGTTCGTCCGCAGCGTCAACGACGGCAACGAGACCGTCCCCACGGTCCGCGTCGTCTCCGCCTCCGGGGAGGAGTCGGTCATGACCAATCCGAGCCTGGCCCAGGTCCGAGCGGCCCTGGCGGCCTGAGCCCCGCGCGGACGCGCAGGGCGTTGTCAGTGGCGCCTGATAGTTTCCGCGTCGGGATAGAGGCCGGTCGGAGAACCCCAGGGGTCCGCGGTCAAGGGGGGTGGGCACAAAAGTCCCCGGCCGTGGCCCGGGACTCTGGAGGCGGTCCGTGAACCCACCCCCCTCCCTCCCTCCCCCCGGACCTCAGCCGTGCTTCGGCGACGTCGGCTTGTGGCCCGGGTAGACGTGGTCCGGGGTGACGATCTCCGTGATGGCCTCGCCGAAGAGCGTGCTGGGTTCCTGGCCGTCGTGCAGGACGTCCGTGTTCAGGATGACCACCAGCGTCGCCCGCTCCTCCGGCAGGTACACGCCGAGGCTCTCGTAGCCCGGCAGCGAGCCGTTGTGGCCGATCCAGCCCTGGACGTCGAACAGGCCCAGGCCGTAGCCGGCGCCGGGGATGCCGACCGGGGTGGTCTTCAGGCGTTCCGCCTGGGTCGCGGGCTTCAGCAGGGTGCCCGTCGCCAGGGTCTTCGCCCAGCTGCGCAGGTCCTCCAGGTCCGAGATCATCGCGCCGGCCGCCCAGGCCCAGGAGGGGTTCCAGTCCGTCGAGTTCACGATCTCGCCCGACGCCGACTGGTCGGTGTAGCCCTGGGCGTGCGGGGAGGGGAAGGCCGCGTTGGTGGGGAAGAGGGTGTGGTGCAGCCCCGCCGGGTCGATGACCTGCTGTTTCAGGACCTGCTGGAGGGGCTGCCCGGTGACCTTCTCGATGACCAGGCCCAGCAGGATCAGGTTGGTGTTGGAGTACTCGAACTTGGCGTTCGGCGCGAAGTTCACCGGGTGCTTGAACGAGTAGCCGAGGAGCTGCTGCGGGGTGAAGGGGCGGGTGCCGTCCGTGGTGAGCGCCTTCTCGAAGGCGTCGTCCTCGCTGTAGTTGAACAGGCCGCTGCGCATGCCGGCCAGCTCGCGCAGGGTGATGCGGTCGCCGTTCGGGACGCCGGAGACGTACCGGCCGATGGGGTCGTCCAGGCCCACCTTGCCCTGGTCGACGAGGCGGAGCAGGGCGGTGACGGTGAAGGTCTTGGTCTGGCTGCCGATGCGGGTGTAGAAGTCCGTCCGCATCCGGGCGCCGGTCTCCTTGTCGGCCACCCCGAACGTCCTCACGTAGCTGCCCTTGCCCGGCGCCCACAGCCCCACGATCACCCCCGGGACCTTCGCCTCGCGCAGGGTGTCCTGGACGGCCTTGTCCAGCTTCGCGGCGACGGCCGGGGTCAGCTCAGGGAAGTCCTGGGACGGCGACGGTGACGGCCCGGCCGTCCCGTACGCGGGGCCGGCGGTGGCCGGCGCGAGGAGTGCTCCGGCGGCGGCCAGGGCCACGCAGGCCCGGCGCAGCCGGATACGGGCGGTCGGCGTCATGGCGCGGCCTCCTGCCGTCCAGGGAACCCGGGACCCCGAGGAACCTCAGCGTAGGCCCGGGGTCCCCGGCCCGCCCGGCGGGCGGTCAGGGGCCGGCGGTGCGGGCGGCGCCGCGCAGGCGGCGCCAGGTGCGGCCGACGGAGGTCAGGCCGCCGGTCCGGGCGGCGGCGTCCCAGGTCCGGGCCGTCTCCGCGAGCGGCGGCGCGGGCTCGGCGGGCTGCCGGGCGCGGGCGGCCCGGGCCGCGAGCCGCAGGTCGTCCGGGGTCACGGTGGCGGACGCCGTGCGGACCTGGCGGAGCAGCGCGGCGCAGGCGTCGGCGAGGGCGGGCTCGCCCAGCGGGCGGGCCGGCAGGTCCAGGCCCTCGGTGAGCAGCTTCTCCAGGGCGGTCCGCAGGTCCTGGAGGCAGATGTCGCGGATGGTCAGCGACAGGTGCGCGGACAGCCCGGCGGCGCCCACCGCGCGGTGGGCGAAGCCGCGCGGGACGTAGAGCACGCCGCCGGGTTCGAGGACGGTGTGCAGGAGGCGCGGGGAGTGCTCGTCGTCCGGGAGCTCGCCCGGCCGCCAGTCCGCCACCGTCGGCGCGTCGTGGACGTACCAGGTCTTGCTGCCCGCGACCTGGAGGACGAACACGTCGGCGTCGTCGCGGTGCACCGCGAGTCCCTGACCGCCGACGGGCGTGACGAAGAAGAACGCCTCCACGCGCCGGTCGAGCTCCTCGGACAGCCGCGCCACCAGCTCGCCCGTCGGCCGGTGCCACTGGTCGACGCAGCGCAGCAGCAGCGTCGCCCCGGCGCGCAGCTGGGCGACGACCCTGGCGCGGTCGGCGAAGCCGGAGTACGTGATGCCGTTGACGACGCGGGAGGCGGTGTAGGCGTCGGGCAGTACGACGACCTTGTTGGAGCGGACCATCTCCAGGTACGGGGTGCGCAGCAGGCCCGAGTCGAAGGCGGCGTCCAGCTCGTCGAGGTCGAACGGCGCGGCGGACGACGGCGGGGTGAAGACGGCCGGCTCGCGCTGCCAGCGGCGCCCGGCGAAGTCCGCGACGTCGCCGACCCAGGCGGCCAGTACGGACGATCTCATGAGGTGTCCCCCGTCGGTGCCGGCGCTCATGCCCCGGTCTCCGCGTCGAAGCGGACGGAGAGCAGCGAGCGCAGCGGGACGTGTGTCCGCCCGTCCTCCGTGCGCAGGGTGATCCGGTTCTCGAAGGCGACCTCCAGCAGGCGTTCGGCCAGCGGGACGACCAGGTGCTTGGCCCAGCAGCGGGCGCCGTCGAAGCCGAACGGCATGAACGCGGGCGTCTTCTCCGGGTCCGCGACGCCCGCCCACCGCTCCGGCTGGAACTCCAGCGGGTCGGTCCAGAAGTCGGGGTGGCGGTGCATCAGCAGCGGGAACAGCGCGACGTCGTCCTCGGGCCGGATCTCCGGGTGCAGGGCGGCGTACGCGTCCCCGCCCTTGCGCCACAGCATCCAGGCGGGCGGCAGCAGCCGCAGCGTCTCCCACAGGAACGGCGTCAGGCCGGGGCGGGCCGCCCGCTGCTCCCGGGCCGGTCCCATGAGCCACAGGGCGTTGCCGGCCAGGGCGGCCACGCCGTCGCAGAGGGTGGCGCTCGCCCGCCGGTACAGGGCGACGGCCTGCTTCCGTTCGAGGGTGCCGGACGCGTCGCGGATCTGCCCGGCCAGTGCGCCGGCCGTGTCTCCGGCGCCGGAGGCCGGCCAGAGGGTGACGGCGCGGTCAACGAGCCGGGAGAGGGCGTCGGAGCCGGTGACGCCGCGCTTGGACAGCAGGGACACCGGCAGCGGGTCGGAGGCGAACAGCCACCGGCGCAGGTAGGAGGTGGCCGCGTACGGCCAGGCGCCCGACAGCCCGCGCGCGGGCGGCGGCGGGGCGGCGATGGCGGCCGTGACGTCCTGGCCCAGGGCGCGGATCGTCCGCGTCGCGCTGTCGTGCGGGATGTCGGCGCCCGCGGCGGGCTTGTAGACGGACCGTTCCGCCGACAGGACGGGGCGGGCCGCGACGACCTCGGCCATCAGGGCGGGATCGCAGACGCCGACCGTGGACGCGTCGATCCGGAAGACCGTTTCCTTCCTGGCCAGCAGGTCCTGGATGCGCGGGGCGTAGACGACGCGGTGGCCGCCGGCCGCCTTCGGGGCCGTTTCGGGCATGGGGCTCCTGCCTCCGGGGTGAAGGACGTGGGGCGCCGGAGCGCGAGACGCGACAGGGGGATGCCGCGTCCCGCGCCGACCGGGGTGGGTCAGATGACGTGCAGGACCCACGCGTGCTGGGCGAGCTCCTCGTCCTTCTTGAACTTCTTCACCAGCGCCTTGATCATCTTCATCTGCTGCTCCCTGTGGGGATCGAGGAATCGATCGGAGTGCCGCCGCGGAGGCCGGTTGACCTGCGGTGACCGGCTTCATGCTGGTCGGCGCCGCTGACGTTCGGCTCACGCGTTGCTAACGCCCGCCCGCGGGCGGTGCCGCCCAGTACGGTGGGCGTCCCAGGGCAACTCGGCTTCGGCAGGGGGCGGTTATGCGCGGCGGAACGGTAGCGGTGGTCGGCGGGAGCATCGCGGGGTGCGCGTTCGCCTCCGCCGCGGTGCGGGCCGGGGCCGACGGGGTGGTCGTACTGGAGCGCACGCGCGGGCGGCTCGCGGACCGCGGGGTCGGGCTGTGCGTGCACGACGAGCGCGCCGCCGAACTGGCCGCCGCCGGGGCGCTGCCGGGCGGGATCCCCGCGCACCGGCTGCTGCGCCGGCGGTGGGTGGTGCGGGACGGCGGGGCCGGGCCGGGCGGGCGGATGATCTGGGAGCAGCCCTTCCCGTTCCACTCCTACCACTGGGGGCTGCTGTGGCGCGGGCTGCGCGAGGCCATGCCGCAGGAGGTCGTGTACCGGCAGGGCGTGGCCGTCGCCGGGGTCGCCGGGGACGGGGGCGGGGCCGAGGTGCGGCTCGGGGACGGCTCCGTCGAGCGGTACGACCTGGCGGTCGGCGCGGACGGGTACCGGTCGGTGGTGCGGGAGGCGGTGGCGCCGGGGGCGCGGCCGCACTACGCCGGGTACGTGTGCTGGCGGGGGAACTTCGACGCGGGGCTGCTGGAGGGGGCCGACGCGTACCCCGAGGCCGTGACCACCGTGTGCTTCCCCGGCGGGAGCTGCGTGATCTACCGGATCCCCGGGCCGGACGGGCCGCGCGTCAACTGGGTGCTGTACGCGCCGCCCCCGCCGGACGGGCGGCTGCGCTTCGACGACCCCACGAGCTTCCCGCCGGGCGCGCTGACCCCCGAACTGCTGGAACACCTGCGGGCGTTGCTGGAGCGGGAGTTCCCGCCGTACTGGGGCCGGGCGCTGGGCCTCACCGCGCCGGCGGACACCTTCGTACAGCCCATCTACGACCTGGAGACCGCGAGCACCACCGCCGGCCGGCTCCTCCTCGCCGGTGACGCCGCCACCGTGGTCCGCCCGCACAACACGAGCGGCGCCGCGAAGGCGCTCCAGGACGCCACCGCCTTCGGGGCCGCGTGGGCCGGGGCGGCCACGTGGGAGGAACTGCTGCGGGACTACCAGGCGGCCAGGGGCGCGGCCGGGCGGGAACTGGTCGCGCTGGCGCGGCGGCTGGGGCGGGCGCAGGTGGAACGGACCCCGCAGTGGGGGCGGATGAGCGGCGCCGAGGCCGAGGCGTGGTGGCGGGGGCAGTTGGGGGGTGCCGCCGGGATCGGGGGGCAGTCGATGACGCGGTAGCCCTGGCCGGGCGGTTGTGCGGTTCGGCCGCCGCTGCCGGTGCCCTGGCCGGGCGGGTGGCGGGTGCCGGTGCCCTGCCGGGCGGTGGTGCCGGGGCCCTGCCGGGTGGTGGTGCCGGGTGCGGGCGGGTTTGCCGCTGCGCGGGCTGCTCCCCGCCCCGCCCTTCGCCCGTTCCCCGGGCTGCGCCCGGACCCCTCCTGGGGGCTCCGCCCCCAGACCCCCGCGCCTCAAACGCCGGCGGGGCTGGAATTTCGCTGCGCGAAATCCAGCCCGCGCGGCGTTTGAGCGCAACGGGGTCCGGGGCGGAGCCCCGGGTCTTTGAGCCGCGCCCGGCGACTGAGGGCGAGAACGGTTGAAGGGCGGGTAGGGGACGGCCCCGCGCAGCGGCGCCCCGGCCCCCGCGGGAGCCGGAGACGTACGACCCCCCCGTGCCACCGCGCGACCGTGCGGGCTCCCTTGACGGGCGGCGAGCCCGGGGAGACGCTCCCCGGGCTCACGACCGAGGGTTGCAGCTGGGGGGCCGGGGATGCCGGAGGAGTCTGTCCAGACGGTGGGGGAGCTGCGGGCGCAGCTCGTGGAGTGCGGGGCGCGCTGGAGCGTCAGCGAGCACCTGGCGGACGAGGAGCCGGTGCCGAGGCCCGCCCTCGGGCTGGAGCCGGGGGTGAACCTGACGCCCGCCGCCGAGGCGGGCTCCGTGGACCTGCGGGCGCTCGTGGGGCGGGCGAGCGGCAACCCGCACCTGACCCGGCGGCGCGCCGCCAACGGCCTGCTGGCCGGGAGCGGCACGGCCCCGGGGCGGCCCGCGGCCGTCGACTGGCGCAGCCGCTGGGGCTGGCCCTGGCTGACGAAGGTCAAGGACCAGAACCCCTGCGGTTCCTGCTGGGCCTTCGGCGCGGCCGGGCTCGTCGAGTCGATGGCCCGCATCGAGCACGACGTATGGGCCGAACGCTCCGAGGGCGACGTCCACGACGGGCTGAAGTCCACCTGCGGGCAGGGGAGCAACCCGGAGACGGCCCTCGACTGGATCAAGGACAACGGCGGCCTCGCCGACCCCGACTGCTGGCCCTACAGCACCCCGCCCCCCGGCCTGCCGGCCGAGCGGCGCGACGCCTGGCGCGCCGAGTACACGCCCAGCTGGGACCGCTCGGGCCGGACCGTCCGCATCGGCGACTACGTACGCCTCGGCGACGTCGAGCAGCAGAAGGTGTGGCTGGACACGGTCGGGCCGCTGACCGCCTGCTTCGACGTCTACGACGACTTCTTCGGGCTGGGGGCGGGGGTGTACCACCGCACCAGCGACCGGCTGGCCGGCGGGCACTGCGTGCTGGTCGTCGGCTACGACGACGCGGCCGGCTGCTGGCTGTTCAAGAACTCCTGGGGGCCCGGCTACCACGTCGGCGGCTACGGCCGCATCGCCTACGGCGAGGTCAACATCGACTACTGGGCCAAGTGCGGGCTGCGCGGCACCAACCCCGACCCCTGGAGCAAGCGCCGCCTGCACGCGGGCAGCACCTACGAGAGCGGCAACGGCCGCGCCCACCGCAACTTCGAGATGGCGGCGACCGCCGGCGGCGGCAGGCTCCAGCACTGGTGGCGCGAGGGGGACGCCCCCTTCGCCTGGGCCCGGGGCCGGACCTACGCCTCCGACGCCTCGGGCCAGCCCGCGTTCACCGGCACCACCTACAACCGGAACATGGAGTCCCTGCACGTCACCACGGGCGGCCGGCTGCGGCACTGGTACTACGAGCAGGCCTTCGGCGTCTGGCGCGACGGCGGCGCCTTCGGCCCGGGCGACGCGGCCGTCGGCTCGACCCCGGCCTTCATCCAGAGCGACTACGGCAAGCCCGGCAACTTCGAGGTGGTCGTCCGCACCGCCGACGGCCGCCTCAACCACTGGTGGCGGATCAACGGCGCCCCCTGGACCTGGAACGACGGCGGCCGCTTCGCCTCCGGCATCGCCCACTACGGCCCCGCCCTCGTCCAGACCCGCTCCCGCACCCTCGACCTGGTCGCGGCCCGCACCGACGGCCGGATGCAGCTGTGGTGGCGCGACGACCCGAACGGCTTCGTCTGGCGGGCCGGGGAGGTCTTCGGCGGCCGCGCCAGCTCCGCACCCTGCCTGATCGAGGGCCAGTACGGGGCCGCCGACGAGGACACCGCCGGGAACTACGAGCTGTGCGTGGCGGTCGCCGACGGCCGGATCGAGCACTGGTGGCGGGGGAACGCGGCCGGTGCGCCCTGGGCCCGCGGCGCGGTCTTCGGGCACGACGCGGTCGCCGTCACCGGGATGCTCCAGGGCAGTTTCGGGTTCAACCTGGAAGTCCTCGTCCTGCGCACCGACCGGCTGCTCCAGCACTACTGGCGCGACGGCGCGGGCTGGCACGAGGGGGCGGTGATCGGCCCGGCGTGAACCGGGCGCGGACCACGAGGGAGGCGGCCGGTGGAGGTGCGCGGGATCGCGCTGCGCGCCGGGGAGTCGTACGAGCTGCGGCTCACCGGGCGCGGGGCGCGCGGGTACGTGTGGACCTGGCAGGTCAGCGGGGACACCGACGCCGTCGCCGTGGCGGAGGCGCCGGGCTCCGCTCCCCCGCGGGCGGAGCCCGGCGCGCCGCTGGCCCGGACGTACGTGGTGCGCGGCCGCCGCCCCGGCGGGCGGGCCCGGATCCGCTTCGCGCAGGTCCGGCCGCCCTACCCCGAGGAGGCCCCGTACGACGAGTTCGTCCTGGACGTGGAGGTCACCGGCGGGGCTTGAGCGCCCAGTGCTGGAAGGCCTCCAGCGGGCCCCGTTCGAAGTACCGCAGCCACAGCCGGGACCCGGCGGCCAGGGCCAGGCCCACCGCCGCCCACAGGCCCATCACCCACCACGGCCCGCTGCCCTCGAACCGGGCGGCCAGCCCGAGCCCGAGGCCGTAGCAGAGCAGTACGCACAGCAGGTTCTGGCCGACGTAGCAGGACAGGGCGGTGCGCCCGACGGAGCCGAGCGCCGCCGCGCCGGGGACGGCGAACCGGTCGAGGGCCCACCCGATGAGGCCGATGTAGCCGACGGCGACGAGCGGGGCGATGCCGTACCGGCCCAGGACGAAGAAGTCGGGGCCGCCCAGCTCGGCGGCGATGCCCAGGGGCAGTCCCAGGCCCAGCCCCCAGCCGGCCATCCGGACGCGGATCCGGCGCCCGGCGGCGGTCGGGCCGAAGGCGCCGGCGCGGTGGAGGCGGACGCCGAGGAGGAAGAGGAACACCAGCAGCCCGAAGGTGAAGACCGGCTCGATGCGCAGGGCCAGGGCGTTGTCGAGCCGGAAGCCGATCTGCTCGGCCCAGCCGCCGTCCGCGTAGAGCCGTACGGCCTCGGGGTCGACCGTCTTGGGGGAGTCGGGGGTGACGGCGTCGGCAAGGGTCACCAGGCCGACCAGGGTCAGGTGGACGCCGGCCGCGACCCACATCGCGACCCGCCGCACCCGCTCGGAGCGGGCCAGCAGCCAGGCCACCAGCAGCGCGGTGACGGCGTACCCCATGAGCACGTCCCAGGCGAAGACCAGGACGAAGTGGACGGTCCCCTCCAGGAAGAGGAACGCGGCCCGCCGCGGGTAGCGGCCGGGCCAGGGATCGCCCCGGCGGGCGGCGGAGTCGTACTGGATGGCCAGGCCCACGCCGAACAGGATCGTCAGCAGCGAGAGGAACTTGCCGTCGGCCAGGAAGCGGAAGGCCGTCTCGGCGATGGTCGCGGCGGACGGGTCGGCGACCGGGTCCGGCAGGCTCAGGCCGCCCTGCAGGACGCTCCACTCGGAGCCGGGCGAGGCGAAGATCCAGACGTTGGTCATGAGCGTGCCGAGGATGGCGGCGCCGCGCAGGACGTCGAGCAGGGGAAGCCGGGACGCGGTCGTGTCCGCCCGGGGTGTGACGAGGGTGTCGGCCATGACTCCAGCGTCCCGGGGCGCACCGCCGGCTTCTTCCTGCCGGTGGAGGAACGCGGACTACACCCTTCGATGCAGTCCCGGCCCCCGGCGTCCACATCGCGGACGGCCTGATCGGTGCATCCCTCATGTATCTATCCTGTGCGCATGCCGCCAGCCACTCCCCCGGCCACCCGCGCCGCCACCGCCGCCGAACGCGTCTACCACCACGTCAAGCAGGGCGTACTGGACCGCCGCTACGAGGGCGGGACCCTGCTCACCGAGGGCGAGCTCGCCGGGGACGTCGGGGTCTCCCGCACCCCCGTCCGCGAGGCCCTCCTGCGGCTGGAGACCGAGGGCCTGCTGCGGCTCTACCCGAAGAAGGGCGCGCTGGTGCTGCCGGTCTCCGCCCAGGAGATCGCCGACGTGGTCGAAACCCGGCTGCTGGTCGAGGAGTTCACCGTACGCAGGGCCGTACCGGCCCCGCCCGCCCTGCTGGAGCGGCTCGCGGAGCTGCTGGCGGAACTGCGGCTGTACGCGGACCGGGGCGACCTCGCCGCGATGACCACCGCCGACCGGTGCTTCCACGCCGAGATCGTCCGCCACGCCGGGAACCAGATCCTCAGCCGGCTCTACGACCAGCTCCGCGACCGGCAGCTGCGGATGGGCGCGGCCCTGCTGCACGC contains these protein-coding regions:
- a CDS encoding GntR family transcriptional regulator, yielding MPPATPPATRAATAAERVYHHVKQGVLDRRYEGGTLLTEGELAGDVGVSRTPVREALLRLETEGLLRLYPKKGALVLPVSAQEIADVVETRLLVEEFTVRRAVPAPPALLERLAELLAELRLYADRGDLAAMTTADRCFHAEIVRHAGNQILSRLYDQLRDRQLRMGAALLHAHPDRVERTLDEHAEILDALRAGDAEAAAAAVRGHVGRVGALVRGGGEVR